In one Echinicola marina genomic region, the following are encoded:
- a CDS encoding GNAT family N-acetyltransferase: MENWLKPLSLEGEKVQLIPLEELHKKALLEAASDGKLWELWFTSVPSENTIDHYINEALAQKETGTSMPFVIIEKSSNKIIGSTRFCNIAAAHRRLEIGFTWYAKSHQGTGTNAECKYLLLQYAFETLNCIAVQFKTDWFNTNSRNAIARLGAKQDGILRNDRLNADGTFRDTVVFSIIAQEWHGVKKNLEYRLKKYKEELFHRN; encoded by the coding sequence ATGGAAAATTGGTTAAAACCGCTCAGCTTGGAAGGAGAAAAAGTCCAACTTATTCCACTGGAAGAACTCCATAAAAAGGCGCTACTGGAGGCTGCTTCTGATGGTAAACTTTGGGAGCTTTGGTTTACATCAGTACCTTCAGAAAATACTATTGATCACTATATCAATGAGGCATTGGCTCAAAAAGAGACTGGAACATCCATGCCATTTGTCATTATAGAAAAATCAAGCAATAAAATCATCGGTTCCACGAGATTTTGCAATATTGCCGCTGCCCATAGGAGGTTGGAGATTGGTTTTACCTGGTATGCCAAAAGTCACCAAGGTACTGGGACAAATGCTGAGTGCAAATACCTTTTGCTCCAATATGCTTTCGAAACACTGAATTGCATTGCTGTTCAATTCAAAACTGACTGGTTTAATACCAATTCTAGGAACGCCATAGCCCGACTGGGAGCCAAACAAGATGGTATCCTAAGAAATGACCGGCTTAATGCCGACGGAACTTTCCGAGATACCGTGGTCTTTTCGATTATTGCGCAGGAATGGCATGGGGTCAAAAAAAACCTTGAATACCGCCTCAAAAAATACAAGGAGGAATTATTTCATAGGAACTAG
- a CDS encoding ABC transporter ATP-binding protein produces the protein MEALLNKENLYIPHLEGQADMLSCENIRKVYPTPKGDYVVLDDLHLSIRKGEFVSIIGHSGCGKSTLLTMIAGLNEISAGKINVDQEAISGAGPDRAVVFQSPSLLPWLTALQNVMIGVKQVFPHASKAEKLEICKYYLDKVGLGNDFDKKATALSQGMQQRVGIARAFALKPKILLLDEPFGMLDSVTRGELQDVLLEIWQKEKITAVAITHDVDESIFLADRVIMMTSGPYAKIGDELVIPFERPRIRKEVLEHPEYYDFRGYLMDFLNHK, from the coding sequence ATGGAAGCACTATTGAATAAAGAAAATTTATATATACCTCATTTGGAGGGACAAGCTGATATGCTTTCCTGTGAAAACATCAGAAAAGTATATCCTACACCAAAAGGAGATTATGTTGTTTTGGATGATCTTCATCTATCTATAAGAAAAGGGGAATTTGTATCGATCATCGGTCATTCTGGTTGCGGCAAGTCCACGCTTTTGACCATGATAGCGGGTTTGAATGAAATCAGCGCTGGAAAAATTAATGTGGACCAAGAAGCCATCAGCGGTGCCGGTCCAGACCGCGCTGTGGTTTTCCAGTCCCCCAGTTTATTGCCATGGTTGACAGCCCTTCAAAATGTAATGATTGGTGTTAAGCAAGTTTTCCCACACGCCAGCAAAGCCGAAAAATTGGAAATCTGTAAATACTACCTGGACAAGGTCGGGCTAGGAAATGATTTTGACAAAAAAGCCACTGCCCTTTCCCAGGGAATGCAACAAAGGGTAGGCATTGCCAGGGCTTTTGCCTTGAAACCAAAAATCCTACTTTTGGATGAGCCTTTTGGCATGCTGGACTCCGTTACCCGAGGAGAGCTACAAGATGTGCTACTGGAAATTTGGCAAAAAGAGAAAATCACGGCAGTGGCCATAACACACGATGTGGACGAATCCATTTTTTTGGCAGACAGGGTGATCATGATGACCAGCGGACCTTATGCCAAAATTGGAGATGAGTTGGTCATCCCCTTTGAAAGACCCAGAATAAGAAAAGAAGTACTTGAACATCCCGAATATTATGATTTTAGAGGATACCTGATGGATTTTTTAAATCACAAATAA
- a CDS encoding ABC transporter ATP-binding protein, whose product MSILQLNNVSKSYGMGSSKIEVLCNINLSVEEGEFVAIVGFSGSGKTTLINMINGLDFPDAGEVLLQGKPIKGPGPDRGVIFQNYSLLPWLTVFKNIKLAVDEAFPQLSNSKKEDHIRKYIEMVNLSHAAQKLPKELSGGMRQRVAVARALAMNPEILLMDEPLSALDALTRGSLQEEIIKIWSQDKKTAILITNDVDEGIIMADRIIPLRPGPNATLGPEFRIDFERPRDVTAINKDPHYKRLRNDILEYLIEVGASRKQSSDHKYILPDLQPIMPGRIGFGRKAKDEKIKYF is encoded by the coding sequence ATGTCCATACTCCAACTAAATAATGTATCAAAATCTTATGGAATGGGATCCTCCAAAATTGAGGTCCTTTGCAATATCAACTTAAGTGTAGAAGAAGGGGAATTTGTGGCCATCGTAGGTTTTTCAGGTAGTGGAAAAACCACCTTGATCAATATGATCAATGGACTAGACTTTCCCGATGCTGGTGAGGTATTGCTTCAAGGAAAGCCGATTAAAGGACCTGGACCAGACAGAGGGGTAATTTTCCAAAACTACTCTCTTTTGCCCTGGTTAACGGTATTTAAGAATATTAAATTGGCCGTAGACGAGGCATTTCCACAACTTTCCAACTCCAAAAAGGAAGACCATATCCGAAAGTATATTGAGATGGTCAACCTCAGCCATGCCGCCCAAAAGCTACCCAAGGAACTATCAGGTGGCATGCGACAAAGGGTGGCCGTAGCCAGGGCATTGGCCATGAACCCGGAGATACTATTAATGGATGAGCCGCTCTCTGCACTCGATGCCCTGACCCGGGGAAGTTTACAAGAAGAAATTATCAAAATATGGAGCCAAGATAAGAAAACCGCCATCTTGATCACCAATGACGTCGACGAAGGCATCATCATGGCCGATAGAATAATTCCGCTCAGGCCTGGACCAAATGCTACTTTAGGTCCTGAATTCAGGATTGACTTTGAAAGACCCAGAGATGTCACTGCTATCAATAAAGACCCTCATTACAAAAGATTAAGGAATGATATATTGGAATACTTGATAGAGGTAGGTGCAAGCAGAAAGCAATCCAGTGATCATAAATATATCCTTCCGGACTTACAACCGATAATGCCTGGTAGAATTGGTTTTGGAAGAAAGGCTAAAGACGAAAAAATAAAATATTTCTAA
- a CDS encoding ABC transporter permease, whose amino-acid sequence MKDKTIKNMRFMGLGFLEPLLKTISGEEPRKNLSIFIKKSLFPLASIFVFILIWHLGATALFNKEASARIEKARIEQGEEAAAAMADCINSGDVSCQPNTLPSPKQVYQAYQALWKDHIQISEKKDEFQEKVAATNAEREKQGLSPISYTGRPSFLDQIATSLKTVAAGFLLALFVAVPIGIIIGLSEVLRNSFNWLIQILKPVSPVVWLLLVFMIVKTVITDPDMDKSFIISFISVGLCAMWATLINTSMGVANVDKDYINVSKVLKLSIGKQIFKIILPASFPLIFTGLRITVSVAWMVLIAIELLAQSPGLGSFVWEEFQNGASDSNAKIIVAMFVIGIIGFLLDRIMLSVQHLMTFNKA is encoded by the coding sequence ATGAAAGACAAGACCATTAAAAACATGCGATTTATGGGCTTAGGCTTTTTGGAGCCCCTGCTCAAAACTATCAGTGGAGAAGAGCCCAGAAAAAACCTCAGTATTTTCATCAAAAAGAGCCTATTCCCATTGGCTTCCATATTTGTCTTTATCCTTATTTGGCACTTGGGCGCCACTGCCCTATTCAATAAGGAAGCCAGTGCCAGGATAGAAAAAGCAAGGATAGAACAGGGGGAGGAAGCAGCCGCAGCCATGGCCGATTGTATAAACTCCGGGGATGTAAGCTGTCAACCTAATACACTTCCTTCGCCCAAGCAGGTTTACCAAGCCTACCAGGCACTTTGGAAAGACCATATTCAAATTTCAGAAAAGAAAGATGAATTTCAGGAAAAAGTAGCTGCCACCAATGCAGAACGTGAAAAACAGGGTTTGTCTCCCATCAGTTATACGGGAAGGCCGTCATTTTTGGACCAGATTGCCACCAGCCTAAAGACTGTGGCGGCCGGTTTTCTATTGGCCTTATTTGTAGCTGTACCCATTGGGATCATCATAGGTTTAAGTGAGGTGCTCAGAAATTCATTCAATTGGCTCATTCAAATACTGAAACCCGTATCACCTGTTGTATGGCTTTTATTGGTATTTATGATTGTCAAAACAGTCATCACAGATCCTGATATGGACAAGTCCTTTATCATCTCATTTATCAGTGTAGGACTCTGCGCGATGTGGGCCACTTTGATCAACACCAGCATGGGAGTAGCCAATGTTGACAAAGATTATATAAATGTTTCCAAAGTGCTCAAATTAAGTATTGGCAAACAAATATTTAAAATCATACTGCCTGCTTCTTTCCCTTTGATTTTTACAGGGCTGAGAATTACCGTATCCGTAGCCTGGATGGTTTTGATCGCCATTGAACTATTGGCCCAAAGTCCTGGGCTTGGCTCCTTTGTTTGGGAAGAATTTCAAAATGGTGCCAGCGACTCCAATGCTAAAATCATCGTCGCCATGTTCGTAATCGGCATCATAGGCTTCCTCCTAGACAGAATCATGCTAAGTGTACAGCATTTAATGACCTTCAATAAAGCCTAA
- a CDS encoding CmpA/NrtA family ABC transporter substrate-binding protein: MNYLKNSKLLTCLGILLSFSTIWTACSSGSSNSTAENENTENQASASPKLAIEKPQLTFGFIKLTDMAPLAIAKELGYFEEEGLYVTIEAQSNWKNVLDRVIDGQLDGSHMLAGQPIAAGAGFGRQAELVTPFSMDLNGNGITVSNEVWNKMKTNVPTDDNGLPIHPIKADALAPVIKEYKNSGKPFKMGMVFPVSTHNYEIRYWLGAAGINPGFYTADNIQGQVDADVLLSVTPPPQMPATLEAGTIYGYCVGEPWNQQAVFKGIGVPVTTNYDIWKNNPEKVFVMTKKFVDENPNTAIAVTKALIRAGKWLDTPGNRPEAVGILSRPEYVGADSVVIANSMTGTFEFEKGDKRSMPDFNVFFRHHATYPFYSDGIWFLTQMRRWGQIPESKPANWYHETIKDIYRPDIWKKAAIILMEEGKLSAEEMPDTDGYKAPTADFIDGIEYDGKDPITYINSFKIGNKD, encoded by the coding sequence ATGAACTATCTAAAAAATAGCAAGTTGCTAACTTGCCTGGGAATCCTATTGTCTTTTTCCACCATTTGGACGGCATGCAGCAGTGGCAGTTCCAATAGTACTGCGGAAAATGAAAACACCGAAAACCAAGCATCCGCCAGTCCAAAATTGGCCATTGAAAAGCCGCAGTTGACATTTGGATTCATCAAACTTACTGACATGGCTCCATTGGCCATTGCCAAAGAACTTGGCTACTTTGAAGAGGAAGGACTCTATGTCACCATTGAAGCCCAATCCAACTGGAAAAATGTGTTGGACAGGGTAATAGATGGACAACTAGATGGTTCCCATATGCTCGCCGGCCAGCCAATCGCTGCTGGAGCAGGATTTGGTAGGCAGGCTGAATTGGTTACACCCTTTTCCATGGACCTCAATGGAAATGGCATCACTGTCTCCAATGAAGTTTGGAACAAAATGAAAACCAATGTCCCTACAGATGACAATGGACTTCCTATCCATCCCATCAAAGCAGACGCTTTGGCACCGGTCATCAAGGAATACAAAAACAGTGGCAAGCCTTTTAAAATGGGCATGGTATTCCCAGTTTCTACCCACAATTACGAAATCAGGTACTGGTTAGGTGCAGCGGGTATTAACCCAGGATTTTATACTGCTGATAATATACAAGGGCAGGTGGATGCTGATGTTTTGCTTTCTGTCACTCCTCCACCACAAATGCCCGCCACACTGGAAGCGGGAACCATATATGGTTATTGTGTGGGAGAGCCTTGGAACCAGCAGGCTGTATTTAAAGGCATTGGAGTTCCAGTGACGACCAACTATGACATTTGGAAAAACAATCCAGAAAAGGTATTTGTGATGACCAAGAAGTTTGTGGATGAAAATCCCAACACGGCCATTGCCGTAACCAAAGCCCTGATTAGAGCAGGAAAATGGCTGGATACACCTGGTAACAGGCCAGAGGCTGTGGGCATACTTTCCCGACCTGAATATGTAGGTGCAGACTCCGTTGTAATCGCCAATTCCATGACTGGAACCTTCGAATTTGAAAAAGGCGATAAAAGGTCCATGCCAGATTTCAATGTTTTCTTTAGGCATCATGCCACCTATCCTTTTTATTCTGATGGCATTTGGTTCTTGACGCAAATGAGAAGATGGGGTCAAATCCCTGAAAGCAAACCTGCCAATTGGTACCATGAAACGATCAAAGACATTTACCGACCCGACATTTGGAAAAAAGCTGCTATAATCCTGATGGAAGAGGGTAAACTTAGTGCAGAGGAAATGCCCGACACCGATGGCTACAAAGCCCCAACAGCAGATTTTATCGATGGTATCGAATATGATGGAAAAGATCCCATCACCTATATCAATAGCTTTAAGATTGGTAACAAAGATTAA
- a CDS encoding alginate export family protein encodes MRRIIYLSAFLICLTAYEALAQFTLSAEVRPRTEFRNGFKTLTDETKDPAFFTEQRSRLYLDYLSTDFQFKLAFQDIRIWGESPQIFKEELGKTFISEAWGQYFFNTNFSLKVGRQIISYDNERFLGGLEWAQQGRRHDALLFIYEEEQKQTKLHLGFANNQDTDVPEPSFLQGNGAGFYNVGGNYKTLQYGWFHKDYESTSFSILALNAGYQNADTTLSNKQTFGFIPTTKIGSIKLAGDFYYQTGKLVKKNVSAFLAGVNATIPTTVTPITLGVEYISGDDDPSNDKDKAFNPDFGTNHAFNGFMDYFFVGPANGTVGVNDIYLKTKWSIAKGSIVAKAHHFLTGSKQFGESGEELGKSMGTEIDLVYTLKLKGGVTWNLGYSQMFATDTMESLRGGDKSHLQNWAWTMITFKPTLFTSAK; translated from the coding sequence ATGAGAAGAATAATTTACTTATCAGCGTTTTTAATCTGCCTCACCGCCTATGAAGCCCTAGCGCAATTTACCCTCTCGGCTGAAGTAAGGCCAAGAACAGAATTTAGAAATGGTTTTAAGACATTGACAGATGAAACCAAAGATCCTGCTTTCTTTACAGAACAGAGATCTAGACTATACCTTGATTACTTATCCACTGATTTCCAGTTCAAATTGGCATTTCAAGATATTCGTATCTGGGGAGAATCACCGCAAATTTTTAAGGAAGAACTAGGCAAAACATTTATCAGTGAGGCATGGGGTCAATACTTCTTCAACACTAACTTTAGCCTGAAAGTCGGCCGACAAATTATCAGCTATGACAATGAAAGGTTCCTGGGAGGTCTGGAATGGGCACAGCAGGGAAGAAGGCATGATGCTTTGCTCTTCATTTATGAGGAAGAGCAAAAACAAACCAAATTACATCTGGGATTCGCTAATAACCAAGATACCGATGTGCCAGAACCCAGCTTTTTACAAGGCAACGGTGCAGGCTTCTATAATGTCGGCGGAAACTATAAGACACTCCAATATGGCTGGTTCCATAAGGATTATGAATCTACCTCATTTTCTATACTGGCCTTAAACGCGGGATACCAAAATGCAGACACCACCCTATCTAATAAACAAACTTTTGGCTTTATCCCAACAACAAAAATAGGTAGCATCAAATTGGCCGGGGACTTTTATTACCAAACGGGAAAATTGGTTAAGAAAAATGTAAGTGCATTTCTAGCTGGTGTAAATGCTACCATTCCCACTACTGTTACCCCCATCACCCTCGGTGTAGAATACATTTCTGGTGATGATGACCCTAGTAATGACAAGGACAAAGCTTTCAATCCGGATTTTGGTACCAACCATGCCTTTAATGGCTTCATGGACTACTTTTTTGTAGGCCCTGCAAATGGCACAGTAGGGGTAAACGATATCTATCTCAAAACAAAGTGGTCAATAGCCAAAGGCAGTATAGTTGCCAAAGCGCACCATTTTTTGACCGGCTCCAAACAGTTTGGTGAATCAGGAGAAGAACTGGGCAAAAGCATGGGAACAGAAATTGACTTGGTATACACCTTGAAACTCAAAGGTGGAGTTACCTGGAACCTGGGCTACTCACAGATGTTTGCTACAGACACCATGGAATCCCTTCGAGGTGGGGATAAAAGCCATCTCCAAAACTGGGCATGGACCATGATCACCTTCAAACCTACCTTATTCACCTCAGCTAAATAA
- a CDS encoding Crp/Fnr family transcriptional regulator: protein MKNNVFCKKGQNFIIEGAPVHGLYFVNRGKVKVTKTGLNGKDQIVRFASNGEIIGHRGFGAGQFYHIGATALEDTYLCNFSMETMNEMLHQIPSLTYNLMTFYAEELNRSETKVKKFAQMTVREKVIDALLYINRKFGQEGNFFSLLLSRKDIADFAGTTDEQVIRTLSSLKKEGHIHASGKKLGIKNVDLLSKEISDHNFFLDS, encoded by the coding sequence ATGAAGAATAATGTTTTTTGCAAAAAAGGACAGAATTTCATCATTGAAGGTGCTCCTGTTCATGGTTTGTATTTTGTAAATCGCGGCAAGGTGAAGGTCACCAAGACTGGCCTTAATGGAAAAGACCAGATTGTGAGATTTGCCAGTAATGGAGAAATTATTGGTCACCGCGGATTTGGAGCCGGACAATTTTATCATATTGGTGCTACAGCACTTGAAGACACCTATTTATGTAATTTTTCGATGGAAACCATGAATGAAATGCTCCACCAGATCCCCTCCTTGACCTATAACCTGATGACTTTCTATGCCGAAGAACTTAATCGAAGTGAAACAAAAGTGAAAAAATTCGCCCAGATGACGGTTCGGGAAAAGGTTATCGATGCACTATTATATATCAACAGAAAGTTCGGACAAGAAGGCAATTTCTTCAGTTTGTTATTATCAAGAAAAGACATAGCGGACTTTGCAGGAACCACAGATGAGCAGGTGATCAGGACACTTTCTAGTCTCAAAAAAGAAGGCCATATCCATGCATCTGGAAAAAAACTAGGCATAAAAAACGTAGATTTACTTAGTAAAGAAATTTCTGACCATAACTTTTTTCTTGATAGTTAG
- a CDS encoding GNAT family N-acetyltransferase, with amino-acid sequence MEAYEIIIRPATLEDMPKIQELYVQTIQDSCKGDYSEMQLAAWISSVVNEDRWRGALSNEFFLVAEDDDKIIAFGGLENGNYLDFMYVHHNYQRIGLAERLLKALENEASRQGAKEITTDASKTSIPFFEKKGFHYVKENKKHVNGLEIINYRMSKGIH; translated from the coding sequence ATGGAAGCATACGAGATTATTATCAGGCCTGCCACATTAGAGGATATGCCAAAGATCCAGGAGTTATACGTTCAAACTATCCAAGATTCTTGCAAGGGAGACTATAGTGAAATGCAGCTGGCAGCTTGGATTTCCTCAGTGGTCAATGAAGATAGGTGGAGAGGGGCATTGTCCAATGAATTTTTTTTAGTGGCTGAGGATGATGATAAGATCATTGCCTTCGGTGGATTGGAAAATGGCAATTATTTGGATTTTATGTACGTCCATCATAATTATCAAAGGATAGGCTTAGCAGAGAGACTTTTGAAGGCTTTGGAAAATGAAGCTTCGAGACAAGGGGCCAAAGAGATCACCACAGATGCCAGCAAGACCTCTATTCCATTTTTTGAGAAAAAGGGTTTCCATTATGTAAAGGAAAACAAAAAGCACGTCAATGGTCTGGAAATCATAAATTATAGAATGAGTAAAGGAATACATTGA
- the rluF gene encoding 23S rRNA pseudouridine(2604) synthase RluF — MENQSVRINKYLSEIGYCSRRAADKLLEEGRITINGKVPELGTKVTPGDDVRVDGELVSPPEEDFIYLAFNKPVGIVCTTDTKREKNNIVDYINHPKRIFPIGRLDKPSEGLIFLTNDGDIVNKILRAKNNHEKEYVVTVDKPITQRFIQSMSNGVPILGTVTKKCKVEQIGQYKFKIVLTQGLNRQIRRMCAYLDYEVTKLKRIRIMNIGLDVPVGKWRYLTAEELLEINQLTADSSKTFDG, encoded by the coding sequence ATGGAAAACCAATCGGTAAGGATTAATAAATATTTGAGTGAAATAGGCTATTGTTCCAGAAGGGCCGCGGATAAGCTCTTAGAAGAGGGAAGGATTACCATCAATGGCAAGGTGCCGGAATTGGGTACCAAGGTTACTCCTGGGGATGATGTGCGGGTAGATGGTGAGTTGGTTTCCCCTCCCGAAGAGGATTTTATTTATTTGGCTTTTAATAAGCCTGTTGGTATTGTTTGTACCACAGATACTAAGCGGGAAAAGAACAATATTGTAGATTATATCAATCACCCAAAACGTATTTTTCCCATAGGCAGGCTAGATAAACCTAGTGAAGGTTTGATTTTTTTGACCAATGATGGAGATATTGTCAATAAAATCCTGCGGGCAAAGAATAACCATGAAAAGGAATATGTGGTCACTGTGGACAAACCCATCACACAGCGATTTATCCAAAGCATGTCTAATGGGGTCCCTATCTTGGGTACTGTGACTAAAAAGTGCAAGGTTGAGCAAATTGGGCAATACAAATTCAAGATTGTCCTGACCCAAGGGCTGAACAGGCAAATCCGTAGAATGTGTGCGTACCTGGACTATGAAGTGACCAAACTGAAACGCATCAGGATCATGAACATAGGATTGGATGTGCCGGTAGGCAAATGGCGATACCTTACGGCCGAGGAACTGTTGGAAATCAACCAGCTCACAGCGGATTCCAGCAAAACTTTTGATGGATGA
- a CDS encoding Crp/Fnr family transcriptional regulator: MEKIRDVFEQQVAMSDHDWEIFSSYLLQTNYAKQETILNLGAVENYLSFIATGIIRYYIPGEEQELTFGFSFKNEFASAYDSFLTRMPSTYTLEALGPVELWRISYDDLQKVYQESAVGNIIGRYAAEGLFLKKSKRELSLLQESAEERYLKIFKERPELIRSIPLKYIASYIGITPQALSRIRKRIS, from the coding sequence ATGGAAAAAATAAGGGATGTTTTTGAGCAGCAAGTAGCTATGAGCGACCATGACTGGGAAATATTTTCCTCCTATCTGCTCCAGACCAACTATGCTAAACAAGAGACTATTCTAAATTTGGGAGCGGTGGAAAATTACCTGTCTTTTATAGCTACAGGAATCATTAGATATTATATCCCAGGAGAGGAACAGGAGCTTACTTTTGGTTTTTCATTTAAAAATGAATTTGCCAGTGCTTATGATTCATTTTTGACTAGAATGCCCAGCACCTATACTTTGGAAGCCTTGGGGCCAGTGGAACTTTGGAGAATATCCTATGATGACCTTCAAAAAGTATATCAAGAATCTGCTGTTGGTAATATTATCGGTAGATATGCTGCAGAGGGACTTTTTCTAAAAAAGTCAAAAAGAGAGTTGTCCCTATTGCAGGAAAGTGCAGAGGAAAGGTACCTGAAGATTTTTAAGGAAAGGCCGGAATTGATAAGATCAATTCCACTAAAATATATCGCCAGTTATATAGGTATTACCCCGCAAGCCTTGAGTAGGATAAGAAAACGCATTAGTTGA
- a CDS encoding DoxX family protein yields the protein MLPFYVLLMSFLLSSGIIYLLGKKIDWVLAGRISLSIMLLFTAMGHFIFISGMSKMLPGFIPAKEVVIYLTGLMEIAAAIGIHIARFRKLTGILLIVFFIMILPANIKASLENLDYKTGINDGPGLSYLWFRIPFQCLLVGWAYCFVVRKR from the coding sequence ATGTTACCATTTTATGTTTTATTGATGAGCTTTTTATTGTCATCCGGGATTATCTATTTGCTGGGAAAAAAGATTGACTGGGTTTTAGCCGGGAGAATTTCCTTGTCTATAATGTTGTTGTTTACAGCCATGGGCCATTTTATATTTATAAGTGGCATGAGCAAAATGTTACCTGGATTTATTCCTGCTAAGGAAGTAGTGATTTACTTGACTGGTCTCATGGAAATTGCCGCTGCCATAGGGATTCATATCGCAAGGTTCAGAAAACTTACGGGGATACTCCTGATAGTATTTTTTATAATGATTCTGCCAGCGAATATCAAGGCCAGCTTGGAAAACCTTGATTATAAAACGGGTATTAATGATGGTCCAGGATTGTCTTATTTATGGTTCAGGATTCCTTTCCAGTGCTTGTTGGTAGGCTGGGCTTATTGCTTTGTGGTAAGGAAAAGATGA
- a CDS encoding BamA/TamA family outer membrane protein, whose translation MKRILLVSSILIFSTSLLFAQGEKKDSLSTSSLKEEKSTQLKVMPFLSYNRNLKFLFGAIPMLMYKLDKQDNISPKSLSGIAGVYTTNGSHFISVFNRFFLKEDKWRIIFFGLTGNHTSQFFMDDFQSGSFYDYNSNTTIVTTGFKRRLPRNIFVGLNYTYSHYYTVYQDDVLPDETTSTNALEYNITIDTRNDVYYPNKGKQVRVKWVSLPEWFGNDVTADKIKTEYNQYFSARDGEDVIAARYAGNFGLGNIVFEQQEVLGGKDIRGYSEGKYRGDGSICLSGRVPL comes from the coding sequence ATGAAAAGAATATTATTAGTCTCTTCGATCCTCATTTTTTCAACCAGTCTATTATTTGCACAAGGAGAAAAAAAAGACAGTCTTAGTACGTCCTCTCTAAAAGAAGAAAAGTCAACGCAACTAAAGGTCATGCCTTTTTTGAGCTATAATAGAAATTTGAAATTTTTGTTTGGTGCCATTCCCATGTTAATGTATAAACTGGATAAGCAGGACAACATATCTCCAAAATCACTTTCTGGCATCGCAGGAGTCTACACTACCAATGGATCCCATTTCATCTCTGTATTCAATAGATTTTTCTTAAAGGAGGACAAATGGCGAATCATATTTTTCGGTCTGACAGGTAATCATACCTCTCAGTTTTTTATGGATGATTTTCAGAGTGGCAGTTTCTATGACTATAATTCCAATACCACCATTGTCACCACGGGCTTTAAGCGAAGGCTCCCCAGAAATATCTTTGTGGGCCTGAACTATACCTATTCGCATTATTATACAGTCTATCAAGATGACGTCTTGCCCGATGAGACGACTTCGACCAATGCCCTGGAATACAACATAACCATTGATACCAGAAATGACGTCTATTATCCCAACAAAGGCAAGCAAGTACGTGTCAAGTGGGTCAGCTTACCCGAATGGTTTGGCAATGATGTCACTGCAGACAAAATCAAGACGGAATATAACCAGTACTTTTCTGCTAGAGACGGAGAAGACGTGATTGCTGCTAGATATGCAGGTAATTTCGGCCTAGGAAATATTGTTTTTGAACAACAGGAAGTCCTAGGAGGAAAAGATATCAGAGGCTATTCAGAAGGCAAATATAGAGGAGATGGTTCCATTTGCCTTTCAGGGAGAGTACCGCTATAA
- a CDS encoding class I SAM-dependent methyltransferase → MNKNLTADEWKAIGQQLGHPKGELGLTVAKNMQASNVLMVEKAVELLHLTGNEKILEIGYGPAAHVEELLEVFEGLEYHGLEISELMHQAAHKVNSSEVKSGKAQFHLYDGKKFPFASGSFDKVMTVNTIYFWEDPKEMAGEVFRVLEEGGNFSLAFAQKSFLEKLPFTQSNFKLYDVDMVEDLMYEEGFTIIEQVDVREKLKSDPLGVLEREFTVMRFIK, encoded by the coding sequence ATGAATAAGAATTTAACAGCGGATGAATGGAAGGCCATTGGCCAACAACTGGGCCACCCTAAAGGGGAATTGGGGCTGACCGTAGCGAAAAATATGCAGGCTTCAAATGTCTTAATGGTAGAAAAAGCCGTGGAGCTCCTTCATTTGACAGGAAATGAAAAAATCCTGGAAATCGGGTATGGGCCAGCCGCTCATGTGGAGGAACTTTTGGAGGTTTTTGAAGGACTGGAATACCATGGATTGGAGATTTCGGAATTGATGCATCAAGCAGCCCATAAAGTAAACAGCTCGGAGGTAAAATCCGGCAAGGCCCAGTTTCATTTGTATGATGGCAAAAAGTTTCCATTTGCGTCTGGCAGCTTTGATAAGGTGATGACGGTAAATACCATTTACTTTTGGGAGGATCCCAAAGAAATGGCTGGTGAAGTGTTTAGGGTACTGGAGGAAGGTGGAAATTTTAGCTTGGCCTTTGCACAGAAAAGCTTTTTGGAAAAACTGCCCTTTACCCAATCCAACTTTAAATTATATGATGTTGATATGGTAGAGGACTTGATGTATGAAGAGGGATTTACGATTATTGAACAGGTGGATGTAAGAGAAAAGTTGAAAAGTGATCCGCTTGGAGTACTTGAAAGAGAATTTACAGTGATGCGCTTTATTAAGTGA